The Gemmatimonadaceae bacterium DNA segment CCCCTCGTGCCGTAGGTGATCGGCCACCCCACCGGCGGGCGCCGCGATCACCGGCGTGCCTGCCGCCATCGCCTCGAGCACGACGAGGCCGAGCGTTTCGGTGGTGCTTGCGAAGAGGAAGGCGTCGGCACTGGCGTAGAGCGCCGGCAACTCGCGCTGACGGTCGAGGTTGCCGAGGAAGGTCACCGAACGCGGCGCGCGTGCCTTGAGTCGTTCGAGGCTCGGGCCTGCGCCGGCGACCACGAATCGGACGGCGGTCTCTCCAAGCTCCCGTTCGAGCTTGCCGAAGGCGTCGAGCAGGACCTCCACGCCCTTCTCCGGGGCGAGCCGTCCCACGTGCAGGAACGTGAAGGCATTGCCGAGGGAGAGACGCTGCCGCAACGTCATCGATCGCTTGGCCGGGTGAAACAGGACGTCGTCCACGCCGCGCCCCCAGACCTCCACATCCGCAAGGCCGAGCGCGAGGAGATCCGCGCGCGACGGCGCTGAGGGCGTGAAGATGCGTGCGGCATTGGAGTGGAAGCGCCGGATCCAGCGCTGCACCGGCTTCTTGAGGAAAGGCACGCCGTACGAAGCCGTGTACTTCGCGAAGTCCGTGTGGTACGAGGTGGTGACGACGATGCCGCGGTCGAGCGCGGCGCGCTGGCCCATCCGCCCGATGACGAACTCCGTTGCGCTGTGGACGACGTCGGGCCGGAAGCGGTGGACGACGTCGCGCACGGTGCGTCGTGCCGGCGCCGCGAGCCGGATGTCGCGGTACCCGGGGAGCGGAACCGACGGGATGGACGTGACGTGCTCGGCCGCGAGTCCGGGCGCAAACACGGCAGGCTGGTCGTCGGGATAGCGCGGCGCGATGACCTCGACGTCCCAACCGCGGGCGCGCAGTCCTTGCACGGAAAGCGCGGTGACGACGCTGACGCCGTTGACCTGCGGGGGATAGGTGTCGGTGCAGAAGAGGATGCGCATTGCGCTGGAGTCTCGCGGAATCGCGTCACCGAAAGGTGACGGCACGGTCACGGCTAGGCGAGCCCGTTTCGCGCGCGTGACCGAAAGGAGACCGCGCCGTCGGGTGGCTGTCGCCGAGCGCCTCGATCGTTGGGGTGTTCGCCGACCCTCCCACCCCGAGGTCTGCCGTATGCGAGAGACTCCCGTTCGCCGTGTGGTGCTGGTCGTGCTCGATGGCTTGCGCCCCGATGCCATCCCGCGCTTTCGTCTGCCGCACCTCAGCGCGCTCGCGGCGCGCAGCGCGTTCACGATGCGGGCACGCACCGTGCTGCCCAGCGTGACGGCCTGCGCTATGGCCTCGCTGCTCACCGGGGCGGCCCCGGAGCGCCACGGCCTGCAGAGCGATCGTTTCCACCTTCCGCGTCGCAGCGGCCCTCTGCATCCGCTGCCGCAGCTACTCGCCGAGCACCAGATGCCGACCTCGGCGCACCTGGCGGCGATGCCCCTGCTGTTCAGCGGTATCGCACACCGCATCGCAGCGCGCCTGGGCATCGCGCACTCACGGTTCCGCGGACACGGCTGCACGGAGATCCACGCCGGCGCACGCAGCGCCCTCCGGGAGCAGCGTCGCGGGCTGATCTTCCAGCACTGGCCGGACGCCGACCGGGCTGGGCACGCGCACGGGTGGATGTCCGACGCCTACGCGCGCGCCGCCTGGGAGATGGACGCGACGCTCGGGACGCTCTTGGGCGATGTGGATCTCAACGATCCGGCCACGCTCCTCATCGCGCTGGCGGATCACGGCGGTGGTGGCGCCGTACCGGACCACCACGACAGCGTGCACCCGCTGGATACCACCATCCCGCTGTTTCTTGCCGGCGGTGCCGTGCGCCGCGGCGAGCTGCCGGCGGGACGCTCCCTGCTGGACGTGCCGGCGACGGTATGCTGGGCGCTGGGCATCCCGCAGCCAGAGAGCTTTGCCGGACAACCGCTGACGATGGCGTTCGAGACGGCCGCCCTCGTCGCCGCCGCGTAGCCCGGCCGTTACGAGTCCGTTTCCTCGCCGACAGTCCCCTGCGACACGCCTCCACGAGACTGGAGTCACGATGATGCGAGCCCCTCTGATCACCCGCCTCGACGCCCGAGACCGCGCGCTGTTCCTGCGCTGGGTCATCGGCGACCACACGCCCCGTCGCGTGACGCGGGCGTGGACGCTGCTCACGCACGTGGGCGGTGCACGGGTGAGCATCTTGGCGGTGCTGCTCCCGATGCTCCTCGCGCCGGCGGCGTTCCAGATGGTCGCGATCAAGGCCGCGTGGGCGCTGACGCTGTCGCACCTCGTGGTACAGGTCATCAAGCGCGGCGTGCTGCGCGAGCGTCCTTCGGTGCGCGTGGTCGAGCAGACGCACGTGGCGGTGCCGGACAAGTTCTCGTTCCCGAGCGGGCACTCCTGCGCGGTGATGAGCGTGGCCTTCGTCTACGCGGCGGCCTACCCCGCCTTCGCCTGGCCGCTGCTGCTGCTCTCCGGGCTCGTCGGCTGGTCGCGGGTGCGGCTCGGCGTGCACTACCCCGGCGACGTGCTCGCCGGACAGGCGATCGCCATCGGCACGGGGCTCGCCGTCCTCGCGTTCTGGTGAGCGCAACCGCTCACGCGAACGCGCGCGCAAGCAGCCTGCGGCTCGCCATCTTCACCGACACCTTTACGCCGCAGGTCAACGGCGTCGCCCGCACGCTCGCCCGGTTGGCGCAGGCGGTGGAGGCGCGTGGAGGCGCGGTGCGCGTCGAGACGGTCGCGGATCCCGCCGCCGAGCCGGATGCCCGCGTGCACGGATGGCCCAGCACGCCGTTCTGGGCCTACCCGCAACTCCGGATGGCCGCGCCGCCCAAGGCCGAGGCTATTGCCCAGCTCCGGGCCTGGCGTCCGACTCTGGTGCACGCGGCGACGCCTTTCGGTGTAGGTCTCGCGGGCCGTGCGGCAGCGCGCGCGCTCGGCGTGCCGCTCGTGACCTCGTACCACACGTCGTTCACGGAGTACCTGCGGCACTACGGACTCAGCGCGCTCGACGCCGTCGCCTGGCCGTTCCTGCGCTGGTTCCACAACAGCGGACGCCGCACCTTCGCGCCCTCGCAGCTCGTGGCGCAGCAGCTGAGGCAGCAGGGATTCCGCGGCGTGCGCGTGTGGTCGCGCGGGGTGGATCCGCTGCGCTTCCATCCGCGCTTCCGTTCCACCGCGATGCGCGAGGCGATGGGCGCCGGTCCGGACGACCTCGTGGTGGCGTACGTCGGGCGCTTGGCGCCGGAGAAGGGGATCCACGTCGCGCTCGAGGGGATGCACCGCGTGGTCGCCGAGTCGGGCGGGCGCGTGCGCTTGGCGCTTGCCGGCGATGGCCCGGATGAGGCGCGTTGCCGCGCGATGGCGCCGCCGGGAACCTGGTTCGCCGGCTCGCTCTCAGGCGAGGCGCTCTCGGCCTTCTATGCCTCGGCGGACCTCTTCGTGTTTCCGTCCACGACGGAGACCTTTGGGAACGTCGTGCTGGAGGCGATGGCCTCGGGGCTGCCGGTGGTCGCTCCAGATACAGGCGCGACGCTGGAACTCGCCAGCACGGCCACCGCGCAGCTCTTCGAGGCCGGGTCCGCGGCGTCCCTCGCCGCCACTGTGCTCGCGCTGCTCGCCGATGCCGACCGGCGTGCCGCACTGCAAACGGCCGGACTCGCCGTGGCCGCGGCGCGCACGTGGAACTCGGTCTGGGACGGATTGCTCGCGGAGTATGCCGTCGTCTCCGGAGCTCGGGCGACCCGCGCGGCCTAAGCCACCCTCCGGTGACGGCTGTCACATCGTGCCGCCGGTGCCATCGAAATCGTCCATCGGGGTAGCACCCCGGGCCACCTCCCCAGATATTGCGTGGGTTCGGTCGGCCGGAAACCCATCGTGGCCCGAGGGGGTCCAATCACTCGATGGAATCGCGAATGACGACACCACGACACGCCCTGCTGATGGGGCTGTTGCTGCTCGGGGCCTGCGGACGCGCGGGCCTGCTGCCGCGCACCGCGCCCACGCCGCTCGCTGAGTCCGAGGCGCCGGCGGCCGCCGCTGTGCCCGAAGCGGAGGCGTCAACGGGCCCGGCCATCGGGCCGACGATGACGGAGGCCGACTCGGCGGAGCCGGAGAACGAGGTCGCCGCCGAGGCAGTACCGAACGATCCGCCGCCCGCCTGGGACATCGAGGTCGCGCCGTACGAGTCGCACCAGCGCGTGGAGCACTTCGTCCAGCGCTTCTCGGGTCCGCTGAAGGAGTCGTTCGAGATCGCGATGGAACGGCAGTCGCGCTACGCCCCGATGATCCGCGAGCGCCTGCGTGCCGGCGGCCTGCCCGAGGATATGATCTACCTCTCGCTGATCGAGAGCTGGTACGACCCGCACGCGTATTCGATCGCCGCCGCCGTGGGGATGTGGCAGTTTATGACGGCCACGGCCCGCGGTGTGGGGCTGC contains these protein-coding regions:
- a CDS encoding glycosyltransferase family 1 protein, with product MRILFCTDTYPPQVNGVSVVTALSVQGLRARGWDVEVIAPRYPDDQPAVFAPGLAAEHVTSIPSVPLPGYRDIRLAAPARRTVRDVVHRFRPDVVHSATEFVIGRMGQRAALDRGIVVTTSYHTDFAKYTASYGVPFLKKPVQRWIRRFHSNAARIFTPSAPSRADLLALGLADVEVWGRGVDDVLFHPAKRSMTLRQRLSLGNAFTFLHVGRLAPEKGVEVLLDAFGKLERELGETAVRFVVAGAGPSLERLKARAPRSVTFLGNLDRQRELPALYASADAFLFASTTETLGLVVLEAMAAGTPVIAAPAGGVADHLRHEGNGLAYAAMDVDACVAAMRRLVADRDLQLRLREGARATAEQRTWEHEMDRLDQSYREVLSRPAR
- a CDS encoding alkaline phosphatase family protein translates to MRETPVRRVVLVVLDGLRPDAIPRFRLPHLSALAARSAFTMRARTVLPSVTACAMASLLTGAAPERHGLQSDRFHLPRRSGPLHPLPQLLAEHQMPTSAHLAAMPLLFSGIAHRIAARLGIAHSRFRGHGCTEIHAGARSALREQRRGLIFQHWPDADRAGHAHGWMSDAYARAAWEMDATLGTLLGDVDLNDPATLLIALADHGGGGAVPDHHDSVHPLDTTIPLFLAGGAVRRGELPAGRSLLDVPATVCWALGIPQPESFAGQPLTMAFETAALVAAA
- a CDS encoding phosphatase PAP2 family protein, whose product is MMRAPLITRLDARDRALFLRWVIGDHTPRRVTRAWTLLTHVGGARVSILAVLLPMLLAPAAFQMVAIKAAWALTLSHLVVQVIKRGVLRERPSVRVVEQTHVAVPDKFSFPSGHSCAVMSVAFVYAAAYPAFAWPLLLLSGLVGWSRVRLGVHYPGDVLAGQAIAIGTGLAVLAFW
- a CDS encoding glycosyltransferase family 1 protein — translated: MSATAHANARASSLRLAIFTDTFTPQVNGVARTLARLAQAVEARGGAVRVETVADPAAEPDARVHGWPSTPFWAYPQLRMAAPPKAEAIAQLRAWRPTLVHAATPFGVGLAGRAAARALGVPLVTSYHTSFTEYLRHYGLSALDAVAWPFLRWFHNSGRRTFAPSQLVAQQLRQQGFRGVRVWSRGVDPLRFHPRFRSTAMREAMGAGPDDLVVAYVGRLAPEKGIHVALEGMHRVVAESGGRVRLALAGDGPDEARCRAMAPPGTWFAGSLSGEALSAFYASADLFVFPSTTETFGNVVLEAMASGLPVVAPDTGATLELASTATAQLFEAGSAASLAATVLALLADADRRAALQTAGLAVAAARTWNSVWDGLLAEYAVVSGARATRAA